The nucleotide window ATGAAGCAGACGGTTGAACGCTCCTCCGAGCAGACTCCAGAAACAGCCGAAGTGCAGAAAGTGAACACTGCAACTCAAGAGGTACGACACAACATTAATCCGGAGCTATTGCAAACGGGAGCTGAAAAAGAGACAAGCCATACTAGAAAAGGTTATGCGGGTGTCAGCAACCCACCTTTTCGCAATCCTCGCAAAAGGGCTTTGATCTGGGGCAGTTTCGCCGTGATCTGGATTGTCACTGTGTGGTTGACGGGCAGGCTACTCCCCGCTGGTTCTACGCTAACTTCATTAATGGATCGAAATCTGTCTCCGGCCTGGGCGCATCCATTTGGCACGGATTGGCTCGGAAGAGATATGTTCATGCGTACGTTAAAAGGATTGGCAACCAGTATTCAAGTTGGATTGCTTGCTGCATGTGGCGGTGGACTGATCGCACTGTTGTTAGGTCTGGGGGCCGCTTCAAGCAAGGCAGCCGACCGGGTAATCTCGTGGATTATCGACCTGTTCCTCAGTGTGCCTCATCTGGTATCGCTGGTCATGTTGGCCTTTGTATTCGGTGGAGGTTTGGCAGGAGTGGCGACAGCAATCGCGCTGACGCACTGGCCGAATCTGGCTCGGATTGTAAGAGCCGAGATGATTCAACTGAAATCCGCAGAATACATTCAGATTTCACATAAGTTGGGCCAATCGCGGTTACGAATTGCGGTGCAGCATATGCTGCCACATCTGGTCCCGCAGCTGTTCGTGGGCGTACTGCTAATCTTTCCCCATGCCATTCTGCATGAGGCGGCCATTACGTTTCTGGGGCTGGGGTTGTCCCCGCAACAACCGGCAATTGGAATTATTTTGTCCGAGTCGATGAGATATTTATCTGCTGGCATGTGGTGGCTCGCCTTTTTCCCGGGACTGGCATTGTTGCTGGTGGTTCGCGCGTTTGATGTATTGGGCAACAGTCTGAAGATGTTGACGGGTACAGGTAGTTCAAGGGAGGTGAGGTAAATATGGCTCTTCTTGATATTGAGGGTGTGTCGGTGTCGTTTCGGCGCGCTCGCGGTTGGTTTGCGCATGAACAGACTTATGTCATTCAGAATCTGGATCTTTCCATAAACGAGGGTGAGATCGTGGCTGTTGTAGGTGCAAGCGGATCGGGTAAAAGTGTGCTGGCGCAGGCCATTATGGGTATTCTACCTGCCAATGCCAGGTTGGAGGGGTGTATTAGCTATAGCGGCGAGCCATTGACCCCAGAGCGGCAGCTTCATCTGCGTGGTGATGAACTGATGTTGATTCCACAATCCGTCAGTTATTTGGACCCGTTGATGAAGGTGGGAAGGCAAGTTCAGCCAGTAACCCGAGATTCCGGACGGAAACGAGGCTTCATAACTCGATCGCATATGAAAAAGACGGAGCAGGAGCTGATGGAACGGTATCATCTTCCTCAAGGAACAGCCGGGAAATACCCGTTTGAGTTGTCCGGAGGTATGGCAAGGCGAGTGCTAATGGCGACAGCGACCTCCGGTCATCCGAAGCTGATCATTGCGGATGAGCCGACACCAGGCATCCATCCGGAAGTGTTAGCCGAGACGATGAAGCAATTTCGCGAGCTCGCGAATGAAGGCGTAGGTATCCTGTGGATTACGCATGATGTTACGACAGCCCTGACGGCTGCCGATCGCATTGCTGTATTTTACGCGGGTGCCAATGTAGAGACGGCGCAGGTTGATGATTTTACGGGAACGGGGGAACATCTGCGCCATCCGTATACGAAAGCACTCTGGAATGCGTTGCCACAGAACGGATTTCAGCCACTCCCGGGCTCCCAGCCATTGGCGGGTCAAGAGATTACAGCAGGATGTTCATTTGCTCCCCGATGTAGCGCAGCAACCGCAGCATGTACCCACGAACGTCCTCAGCTTCGTAAGATACGAGGCGGAGAAGTGAGGTGTTTCCATGTCACTTGAAGCACGGGAAGTGAGTTACTGTTACGATCAGACATCGTGGGTGTTCCAGCAGATGAATATGCAGGTGCAACAGGGAGAAGTGGTCGGCTTGTGGGGGCCGAGTGGCTGTGGCAAAACAAGTCTTGGACGCATCCTTGCAGGATATGCCGAACCCGTGTCAGGACAAGTACTTCTGGATGGGAACCCACTTCCTCGTACAGGAGTATGTCCGGTTCAGCTGGTATTCCAGCACCCGGAGAAAGCCGTGAATCCACGATGGCGGATGCGTCGTGTACTTGAGGAAGCGGCTGTGCAGGATGAGCAGTTGCTCGAAGCGTTGGGTATTCAGCAGACTTGGCTGGACCGCAAACCGAGTGAATTATCCGGTGGAGAACTGCAACGTTTCTGTGTGGCGCGAGCACTTGGTACAGCGACACGTTACGTGATCGCAGATGAGATGACGACGATGCTGGATGCAATCACTCAGGCACAGATCTGGCATACTGTGATGGGGGTGGCTCGCGAGCGTGATCTGGGATTACTGATCATAAGCCATGATCGGGATTTGCTGGATAGGCTATGCGACAGAATCACTCCGATGCCAACAATATAGTTTACTTACATCCATACAACGCATAGAGAAATAGGATCAGTTTGATCCAAATTTATGCTGATAGGAAACCGTTCTAGTGATTTATGCAAATTGAAAAATGCATATTTAAAAAGGGTGTCACGGTAGTCAAACATGAAAAAACTCATGGACATGACTACGGGGACACTCTCTTTATTTTCAACGAACTGTACAGGTTAAGCCCTGCTTTAGGAATGGAACGTTGCATAGATGTGCATGAGTGAAATCATGTGTATGGTCCGGAATTTGTGACTTTATTCATATAAGAACAACTTAACGAGCCAGAGAACAGTGGAGAGACAACAAAGACTATTTTTGTACGCCCCTGGTCCTGTTTTAGCCATTAATCGTTTACATCCTCTTACCAGATGCTATTATATTGCTAACATTTGATGGAACAACGGGCTGTTATCCGAATAAGCTCGTACCCATATATGATGAGCATAATTACATGAGCCTTTTGCATAAATCGAGCGAGCGTCATGAATCGTATGTTGCAAAAGGCTGACATTGAATTCAGGAGGCGTATTGGGATGAAAAACAAGAAGTGGTTGATTGCTGCGGGTGTGTTCGGCATGGTGTTGACGGGATCGGCAGGCGTATATGCAGGTACACAACTGGAGACGATCAAAGCTTATCTGAACCATGGACTCGCCATCGAAGTGAACGGGCAGAAATTTACACCGACAGGTGACCAGGGCAAAAAGCTTGCGCCAATTACGTATCAAGGCAGTACATATCTCCCCGTTCGTTCCATTGCAGATGCGTTGAAGACCGAAGTGAAGTATGATTCCCAGAATAATAAAGTAAGTATTGGCTCTTCAAGCTCCTCCGGTGGGTCAACATCCAGTGGCAACAGCGGTTCAACATCGCCGACAACAGGTACAAACACACAGGCTGCAGGCGTGAAATCCAAGTATCTGCCAGCAGATTTCCCATTACCGAAAGATGCCAAGGCAACGAGCTTAATTGAGAGTAATGTGGGCGGCAACGATAAAAAAGTAGTGCTTACGTACACAACAAAAGAAACATTACTAACCGTTGGAACATCCTACAAAGACTACTACCAGACTAAAAACTTAAGCCAAAACAGTCAGGATATACAGGTTGACGGCTTCAGCATCGTGGGTCGTGAAGACGGTGAATATGCCGTAACGATCTCAGGTTCTGTGTCTGCAACCAACAAGGATCTGAATGAAATCACTGTGGTGTGGGGCGAAGAGTAATCCTCCCTTCTATAAAAGGTAAACAGCAAAAGCCGCCCGTTGAAATCATAACAGATTTCATTGGACGGCTTTTAAGGTTGGTTGAATCCCTATCGGGTTCTATACTCTGAACTAACAGTTGGTTACAGGTACTCGTTAAACCATCCGGCAATATGCTCCAGACGGCGTACCCTCAAGTGAGGATGACCTCCCCGAGACAACTCATGGTTGGCGCCTGGGAACCGAACAAGCCTTGTGGTCTGCTTGCGCCGTTTCAACGCAACGTATAACTGCTCGGCCTGTTCAATCGGACACCGCAGATCCTGTTCGCCATGTAATATGAGCAACGGCGTACTCACGTTGCCAACGTAAGCGAGCGGAGAATGTTTCCACAGCTTTTCCGTGTCATCCCACGCGTTACCGCCAATCTGGTCTTCCGTGAAGAAATATCCAATGTCACTTACGCCGTAGAACGATAGCCAGTTGGAGATGGAACGCTGGGTAACTGCGGCCTTAAAGCGATCGGTGTGTCCAACAATCCAGTTGGTCATGAAGCCACCATAACTGCCCCCGGTTACGCCCAATCTGGATTCATCGATAAACTCATATTGGGATAGGGCATAATCCACGCTCTCCATGAGATCACGATAATCGCCACCGCCGTAATCTCCGCGACAGGCGTCTACAAACTGCTGCCCATATCCAAGGCCCCCGCGTGGATTAATGTATACAACAGCGTAGCCTTGTGCGGCGAGAATCTGGAACTCGTGCATAAATGTAAAACCATACATCATGTGCGGGCCGCCATGAATCTCCAGAATAGTCGGGATTTTGACCCCGTCGACCATGCCATGAGGTTTCATGATCCATCCTTGCAGCCGCAGGCCATCTGAGGAATTGAACCAGAAGGTTTCCGGTGTACTAAGGTGGATCTCATCCTCAAGCTGTGGATTGCTATGGGTGAGCTGAATAGGCTCTACTTCGGAATTTTCCGGCTGTTCATACAGATAGATGTCACCAGGACTTCGTGTATCGGCAACAGCGGCAACGATCTGCCCATTTTCCAACTCAGCAAACTGATAAATTTCCCGTTCGTCAGGCAATATATAGTCGGCACTGCTGCCGTCTCGTGCGAATTTGGCGATGCGTACACTACCATGGATGGTCGCTAGACAGAGGATGGATGATCCATCCCGACTGAATACAGGCCCCGTGGTTGTCAGATGTGATCTCATGTCACCAACAATACTATGATTTAGCTGCACGTCCCAATCGGTGCTTAGACATACGAGTTCACCTCCTGATATCGGAAGGGTGTACAGCTTCACAAGTGTGGCATTTCCATAGGAACGGTCGCTGGCGAGCAGTGCCAGGGATTGTCCATCCGGTGCGAAAGTTAGTCGGCTGAACGTATATCCTTCTGGGGTCAACTGCTGCACATCCGATCCGTCTGCCTTGGCAAGGTACACATGATTAGTCAGGGTGTAATCATTATGGTCCTCACCTTCTTCGGGCATCTGCGCGATCCATACGATGGATGTTCCGTCCGGTGACCAGGCGTAGTCTCCAACGTCATAATGACCTGTAGTTACAGGGATTGCTTCCGCTTCGATCGGCGTGATGGTGAAGAGATGGGCACGTCTTCCGTTCCATACTCCGCCGGCATCTGACTTCATGCGAATCCGGTCTACAACATGCTCTTGTGGAAGTTTATGTTCATTGTCTTTAGGATCTGTAAGTTCTAAGTCTTCTTGTCCGCTTATTTCCACGGATGATTTCACAAGCAAAGTATGGCCATCTGGTGACCAGAGCAAGGAACTGACGCCATGTTTCAGGTGACTGATTTGCCGTGCCTCTCCGCCATCTGTTGCGATGATCCACACTTGGGATTTACCATCATTCTCTCGTATAAAAGCAAGCTGAGACCCATCTGGCGACCAGGCAGGGGAATGATCCTTCTCTCCAGAGGTAAAGGGCCTGTCCTTTTGACTCCCCAGATGCAGCAGTCTTAGGTGAGAACAATAACCGTCACGTGCTTCATTCGTTTTCCGGCTTACATATACCAGTTGTCCGCCTTGAGGAGACGGAGTTGGATCGTTAACCCATGTAATCTGATAAAGATCTTCCGATGTGATGCCGCGCTGACTCATCATTGTTTGTCCTCCCACCATGAATTAGAATTGGTTAATTTCCTAACCTTTCCATTTATATTAACGGAAAGCTAGGGACAGGACAATAAGTGTAATGAAGGAGGGGCAAGACATTTAACAATGTATATTAATTGAATTAAATATTTGCACGTAACGTAGAGGACAGAAATAACCTGAAGAAGCGGAGCGTTCGCCTTTATCCCCGGATTTTCACTTTGAAAAAGTGGAATCGAAAAATCTGGGGATAACAGCGATCGGAAGGTTGTTCTGTCATCAGAGTGACCCATGCAAACATTCTTTGTTCAATTCATATAGGTGTGTTAAAAGGATTTGCTCGAAGGATGACGAATCCTAATGTTGAATAAGCGCAGAATTGATGAAAAATTGTCTTAATCCAAATGTTTAACATGGGTGAAATTAGTTTAATGGACAATGCAATTCCTGTTCTATATTCAGGTATTCGATTCAAAGAATTTCGTTTATATATAACTCTTATGATTCAGTCGCAATGGAGGAGGAACGTCACGTTGAGCACATCCTATGAGCAGCATGTGGAATATCCAAACCGAAAACGAATGGCGTGGCTTACAGCAGGGGCGGCACTTTTTGTGGCAGCCGGATTTTTTTTGATTTTTGATGGTTCATCAGTTACGAATGATTCGATCCTTTCGGGTGTGATCGGACTTCTTTCCATTTTATTTTTCGGGCTATGTTTCTGCTACAGTCTGGTAAAGATGATTAAGAAGGAACCTTCTTTTGTCATCGATGAGGATGGGTTTGTGGATTCATCTTCTTATACCGCAGGAGGGGCAGTGGCCTGGAGAGACGTTGAGAATATTTTTATGTATGAATTAATGGGTCAGAAAATGATCGGGGTTAAACTGCGGGATGAGAAAGCCTTTTTGGATCGCCAGAATGGGATGAAACGCAAGTTAATGACGGTCAACAGCAATATGGTCGATGCGACCATCAGCGTTGCCCAAAGCAGCCTCACTTTGCCACTGGATCAATTGTATATCATGATGATGAGCCACTGGAGACATGTGAGTGATAGCATGATTCATGATTCGTATAGTCGTCGTTAGAGGGTCACAAGGTCCATAGAGATTCAGAATGGAGGAATATAGATGATGCATAGTAATGCAACACGCACGATTCTGCTTCCAGATGGAACTGCCCTGCCTGCGATAGGACAAGGCACTTGGAATATGGGAGAGAAGCAATCCAGCCGGGAAGAAGAAGTACGGGCACTGCGTTCCGGTATTGAACAGGGAATGACCGTGATTGATACAGCGGAGATGTATGCTGAAGGTGGGGCTGAAGTTGTTACGGGAAAGGCTATCTCGGGCTATCGTGACGAAGTCTTTCTCGTATCCAAAGTGTATCCCCATCACGCGGATCGCAAGCAGATGATTACGGCCTGTGAACGCAGTCTCAAGCGCTTAGGAACAGATCGCCTGGATCTGTATCTGCTCCACTGGCGCGGAGGAGTACCGCTTGAAGAGACAGTTCAGGCTTTGGAACAATTGAAGCAATCCGGTAAAATCCTGCGTTGGGGTGTATCGAACCTGGATACAAGGGATATGCAGGAGTTATGGAACCTGCCGGAGGGTGCTCAGTGCATGGTGAATCAGGTGCTGTACCATGCAGCTTCGCGTGGTATTGAACATGATCTGCTCTCCTGGATGCGGGAACGGCATGTTCCAGTGATGGCGTATTGTCCCCTGGCTCAGGGTGGCAGACTTCGAAGTGAATTGTTGGAGCATCCGGTCATTCAGGAGATTGCACAGGATCGAGGAGCTACGACTTCGCAGATCGCATTAGCCTGGGTGATCAGGGACGGAGATGTGCTGGCGATTCCCAAGGCAGTACAGCTGAATCATGTGGCAGACAATGCGGCAGCAGTGAACATTGTTTTGACACCAGAGGAACTGACACGGTTGAATGAGGCATTCCCTGCGCCTAAAGGCAAGGTACCTTTAGATATCGTGTGAAATACGACTAATAAATTACGCAGAGCAGATCTTCACGATCTGCTCTTTTTTTGTATGTATATCGATAGGCGGAAGCTTGCCCGTCTATTGTGTAAATCTAAATTTTAACAAATGGGCTTTACAATGTTATTTTACTAGTGTACTATTTAACTAACACACAAGTACAGAGAGGAGCGAGAGCTTTGTGACTATGGAATTTGATAACAACTTACCGATCTATCTGCAGATCATGCAGTACATCAAGAGACAGATTGTGACCGGAACACTTCAGGCAGGTGACAAAATTCCTTCGGTTCGTGAACTCGCGGCTGAATTACAGATCAATCCAAATACAGTACAACGGACATTTCAGGAGCTTGAGCGGGAAGAAGTGGTCGAAACCAAACGGGGCTTGGGCAGATACGTGACAAGTGAGGAGCGGAAGATTATGACGATCAAAAAAGAGATGGCCGGTGAATTGCTAGAACGCTTTCTGACCGGAATGCAGGAACTGGGGATCGAAGAGCAGGATATCTTATCCATCGTAGCCGATGCCGTTGCGGAAGGAAAGGGAGGAACAACGCATGAGTAACATCCTTGAACTGAACCAGATTAACAAGACGTATGGTAATAAGAAAGCGCTCAGTAATATTACATTGGATATTGCTCCAGGCCGAATTGTAGGTCTGTTGGGTAGCAACGGCAGTGGCAAGAGTACGCTCATGAAGCTGGTTGCAGGTTTGTTGCATCCTAGCAGTGGCACGATTCAGGTTACTGGTAAACCAGTTGGTCTGGAGACGAAGTCGCTAGTTTCATTTATGCCGGATCGCCCATTGACCGAGAAGTGGATGAGAGTGCGGGATGCGATTGCATACTATCGCGATTTCTATACTGATTTTGATGAAGAGAAGGCACGGGAGATGCTGGAATTCATGAACCTTGTCGAGAGTGACCGGGTACGGCATTTGTCAAAAGGTATGAATGAAAGACTACAACTAACACTGGCGCTATCTCGTAAGGCTCGTCTGTATTTGCTGGATGAGCCTATTGGCGGAGTAGACCCGGTTGCGCGTGGCAAGATTCTGGATGCGATCGTCAAATTCTATGATGAAGACAGCAGTCTCATCATCTCCACGCATCTTGTGAATGATATCGAACGGATTTTTGATGAAGTGGTCTTCATTCGTGAAGGTCAGCTGGTGATGCGGGAAGAAGTGGAAACACTCCGTCTGAAGTATGGAAAAAGTGTGGATGAGATGTTCAAGGAGGTCTATGCGGAATGATGACATTATTAAAGTATGACTTTAGAAGGAACTGGAATACACTGCTGGCTGGGCTAGTTATTTTGATTATCGCTCAAGTGGGCCTGTCCCTTTTCATGTCTGAGGTCACAGGGATTGTGATTGGCGTTATGGGTTATGTTGGAGTAGGCGTGGCTATTTATGTGAAAATGATCAAAACATACACATCCAATATTCGCTCTTATAATCGCCGCCTTTTACCCGTAACGGGCCTGTCACATGTGTTGTCTCCTTTGATCTTTGGACTACTCTGCGGATTGGGGTTAGTCATTATATTTACGACGCATGCCTACATCTATATTTCAATGAAGCTCAGAATGAACATGCCTACCAATGTTGATTTTTCGGGCCTGCATATTTCGGATTATATTAGTGTGTTGCTGTTTAGCGTATGGGTTGTGGTATTCATGACCGTCATCATCTTCCTATCGATCTCGATTGCAGGCAGCTTCCGTTGGAGAACTGGGCCATGGATTGGAATCGTTGCATTCTTTGTCCTCGTTAATCTGATTGGCTGGTTAGAAAATATTATTATGACAGGAAGCTTCAGTCCAAATGAGCTATTCCGGTATACGGAAGAAAGTACAGGGATCTCGATCACAGCCAATGGCGTATTATGGTCGAATGATATGTGGGGAAGCACCATATTTGAGATCATCGTAGCCGTTATCTTGGTGTGGGCTACCATCTACCTGAACAACAAAAAAGTTGAAGTCTGATGACAGAATAACTTGAATAT belongs to Paenibacillus sp. FSL H8-0079 and includes:
- a CDS encoding ABC transporter permease, which produces MKQTVERSSEQTPETAEVQKVNTATQEVRHNINPELLQTGAEKETSHTRKGYAGVSNPPFRNPRKRALIWGSFAVIWIVTVWLTGRLLPAGSTLTSLMDRNLSPAWAHPFGTDWLGRDMFMRTLKGLATSIQVGLLAACGGGLIALLLGLGAASSKAADRVISWIIDLFLSVPHLVSLVMLAFVFGGGLAGVATAIALTHWPNLARIVRAEMIQLKSAEYIQISHKLGQSRLRIAVQHMLPHLVPQLFVGVLLIFPHAILHEAAITFLGLGLSPQQPAIGIILSESMRYLSAGMWWLAFFPGLALLLVVRAFDVLGNSLKMLTGTGSSREVR
- a CDS encoding ABC transporter ATP-binding protein — its product is MALLDIEGVSVSFRRARGWFAHEQTYVIQNLDLSINEGEIVAVVGASGSGKSVLAQAIMGILPANARLEGCISYSGEPLTPERQLHLRGDELMLIPQSVSYLDPLMKVGRQVQPVTRDSGRKRGFITRSHMKKTEQELMERYHLPQGTAGKYPFELSGGMARRVLMATATSGHPKLIIADEPTPGIHPEVLAETMKQFRELANEGVGILWITHDVTTALTAADRIAVFYAGANVETAQVDDFTGTGEHLRHPYTKALWNALPQNGFQPLPGSQPLAGQEITAGCSFAPRCSAATAACTHERPQLRKIRGGEVRCFHVT
- a CDS encoding ATP-binding cassette domain-containing protein; translation: MSLEAREVSYCYDQTSWVFQQMNMQVQQGEVVGLWGPSGCGKTSLGRILAGYAEPVSGQVLLDGNPLPRTGVCPVQLVFQHPEKAVNPRWRMRRVLEEAAVQDEQLLEALGIQQTWLDRKPSELSGGELQRFCVARALGTATRYVIADEMTTMLDAITQAQIWHTVMGVARERDLGLLIISHDRDLLDRLCDRITPMPTI
- a CDS encoding stalk domain-containing protein gives rise to the protein MKNKKWLIAAGVFGMVLTGSAGVYAGTQLETIKAYLNHGLAIEVNGQKFTPTGDQGKKLAPITYQGSTYLPVRSIADALKTEVKYDSQNNKVSIGSSSSSGGSTSSGNSGSTSPTTGTNTQAAGVKSKYLPADFPLPKDAKATSLIESNVGGNDKKVVLTYTTKETLLTVGTSYKDYYQTKNLSQNSQDIQVDGFSIVGREDGEYAVTISGSVSATNKDLNEITVVWGEE
- a CDS encoding S9 family peptidase, yielding MMSQRGITSEDLYQITWVNDPTPSPQGGQLVYVSRKTNEARDGYCSHLRLLHLGSQKDRPFTSGEKDHSPAWSPDGSQLAFIRENDGKSQVWIIATDGGEARQISHLKHGVSSLLWSPDGHTLLVKSSVEISGQEDLELTDPKDNEHKLPQEHVVDRIRMKSDAGGVWNGRRAHLFTITPIEAEAIPVTTGHYDVGDYAWSPDGTSIVWIAQMPEEGEDHNDYTLTNHVYLAKADGSDVQQLTPEGYTFSRLTFAPDGQSLALLASDRSYGNATLVKLYTLPISGGELVCLSTDWDVQLNHSIVGDMRSHLTTTGPVFSRDGSSILCLATIHGSVRIAKFARDGSSADYILPDEREIYQFAELENGQIVAAVADTRSPGDIYLYEQPENSEVEPIQLTHSNPQLEDEIHLSTPETFWFNSSDGLRLQGWIMKPHGMVDGVKIPTILEIHGGPHMMYGFTFMHEFQILAAQGYAVVYINPRGGLGYGQQFVDACRGDYGGGDYRDLMESVDYALSQYEFIDESRLGVTGGSYGGFMTNWIVGHTDRFKAAVTQRSISNWLSFYGVSDIGYFFTEDQIGGNAWDDTEKLWKHSPLAYVGNVSTPLLILHGEQDLRCPIEQAEQLYVALKRRKQTTRLVRFPGANHELSRGGHPHLRVRRLEHIAGWFNEYL
- a CDS encoding STM3941 family protein, with translation MSTSYEQHVEYPNRKRMAWLTAGAALFVAAGFFLIFDGSSVTNDSILSGVIGLLSILFFGLCFCYSLVKMIKKEPSFVIDEDGFVDSSSYTAGGAVAWRDVENIFMYELMGQKMIGVKLRDEKAFLDRQNGMKRKLMTVNSNMVDATISVAQSSLTLPLDQLYIMMMSHWRHVSDSMIHDSYSRR
- a CDS encoding aldo/keto reductase; protein product: MMHSNATRTILLPDGTALPAIGQGTWNMGEKQSSREEEVRALRSGIEQGMTVIDTAEMYAEGGAEVVTGKAISGYRDEVFLVSKVYPHHADRKQMITACERSLKRLGTDRLDLYLLHWRGGVPLEETVQALEQLKQSGKILRWGVSNLDTRDMQELWNLPEGAQCMVNQVLYHAASRGIEHDLLSWMRERHVPVMAYCPLAQGGRLRSELLEHPVIQEIAQDRGATTSQIALAWVIRDGDVLAIPKAVQLNHVADNAAAVNIVLTPEELTRLNEAFPAPKGKVPLDIV
- a CDS encoding GntR family transcriptional regulator; its protein translation is MTMEFDNNLPIYLQIMQYIKRQIVTGTLQAGDKIPSVRELAAELQINPNTVQRTFQELEREEVVETKRGLGRYVTSEERKIMTIKKEMAGELLERFLTGMQELGIEEQDILSIVADAVAEGKGGTTHE
- a CDS encoding ABC transporter ATP-binding protein, yielding MSNILELNQINKTYGNKKALSNITLDIAPGRIVGLLGSNGSGKSTLMKLVAGLLHPSSGTIQVTGKPVGLETKSLVSFMPDRPLTEKWMRVRDAIAYYRDFYTDFDEEKAREMLEFMNLVESDRVRHLSKGMNERLQLTLALSRKARLYLLDEPIGGVDPVARGKILDAIVKFYDEDSSLIISTHLVNDIERIFDEVVFIREGQLVMREEVETLRLKYGKSVDEMFKEVYAE